The Betta splendens chromosome 4, fBetSpl5.4, whole genome shotgun sequence genome contains a region encoding:
- the ccl20b gene encoding C-C motif chemokine 20b has protein sequence MAIRKMHLLAALCCFVILTTFVCDTQSASCCVSYSRRPVHCRRLIGYTIQHINVCDLPAIIFHLPGRFVCANPREEWTQRAMKCVDEPRGKRKSTKYTDASTPQIHA, from the exons ATGGCAATCCGCAAAATGCATCTCCTGgcagctctgtgctgctttGTAATCCTCACCACCTTCGTTTGTGACACACAATCTG CCAGCTGTTGTGTGAGCTACAGCAGGCGCCCGGTGCACTGCAGACGCCTGATAGGCTACACCATCCAGCACATCAACGTCTGTGACCTCCCAGCCATCAT TTTCCACCTGCCAGGAAGGTTCGTGTGTGCCAACCCCCGTGAGGAATGGACCCAGCGAGCAATGAAATGTGTCGA TGAACCCAGGGGAAAGCGGAAGTCCACTAAATATACTGATGCTTCAACACCTCAGATTCACGCTTAA